The following coding sequences are from one Onychomys torridus chromosome 14, mOncTor1.1, whole genome shotgun sequence window:
- the Pcnx4 gene encoding pecanex-like protein 4 isoform X2: protein MGSMSPDVPLLNDYKQDFLLKRFPQTVLGGLRLKLGYCAPPYIYVNQIVLFLMPWALGGTGTLLHQLDILRDYSAAALSGGLMVITAAVIQLTSAHAKSKSVVVKRMTARNILAEEDEHEFTSCAGAETVRFLIPGKKYVANTVFHSVLAGLVCGLGTWYLLPNRITLLYGSPGATAALFVFGWITLCIAEYSLIVNTATETATFQTQDTYEITPLLRPLYIFFFVSMDLAHRFIVNIPALEQVNQILHILFVLLPFLWALGTLPPPDALFFWAVEQVLEFGLGGSSMSSHLRLLAMFITSAGTPVMSYFIPSTVGVVLFMTGLGFLLSLNLSDLSLLFRRGVARHRVERGHEASPGSCGQRFGRKGCLLCILVLGVALLEAGLLHHYASVSQVSRSSSQSILGYVLMALLSILWLLGETQSIYIFGIFRNPFYPKNIQAVSIFLEKQNKLLKIGAVRWMLLTIVSPLAMVAFLALDSSLHGLHSVTVSIGFSRAFRMVIPACIAQPFLWRCVLVIGVVRDRVLQFITKLQFAMTVLLASWTEKKQHRKTTTTLCVLNTVFAPFVLIIVALSALLSSPLLPLFTLPVFLVGFPRPVQSWPGAVGTTACMCTDTAFYQQMVPRLTAALQTAMAAGSLGPLLPGSHYVGRFEDRLIWIMVLEHGYSYCCINVKGLELQETSCHTAEAQRVDEVFESAFQQEPPRTWSLNEHLGNVLTPCTVLPVKLYSDAKSVLTGIIDSHENLKEFKDDLVKVLIWVLIQHCSKRPSLQENSHKTEINRDTLPVVLPALNTSPCPKSLEDSDSLNSDTFHDWSDDCIFDDEPTIKNKKEKLQFKDRPGTNLPIPGSVDSQSADAGSTSTDAQNDLYRTMLLGFPAVDKGHREDMASIPLVEFSCSQSHLLSVPEEWRSNCTPHSRITEASPLFPEDWYQFVLRRLECFHSEEKSGVLEEIAKDKALKAVYVHTVMACYIGLFGIDNMGPSPGQILRVYSGGLPCSGTLDWLSEKPELFQLVQKAFRYTLKLMVDKASLGPIEDFEELTNCLTEYERDWYIGLVSEEQWKEAILEEKPCLFSLGYESSMGVYTARVLVLQELLVHIGKLNAEAVRGQWANLSWELLYATNDDEERYSIQAHPLLLRNLTVQAADPPLGYPIFSSKPLPIYIHLC from the exons ATGGGAAGTATGAGTCCAGATGTTCCTCTGCTAAATGATTACAAACAGGACTTCCTGCTGAAACGCTTTCCACAGACTGTTCTTGGAGGCCTTCGACTCAAATTAGGCTATTGTGCCCCTCCTTACATATACGTTAATCAGATTGTCCTCTTCCTGATGCCATGGGCCTTAGGTGGAACAGGAACGCTTCTGCACCAGCTGGACATCCTGAGAGACTACTCGGCAGCAGCTCTCTCAGGAGGACTGATGGTGATCACGGCGGCTGTCATCCAGCTAACAAGTGCTCACGCCAAGAGCAAGTCTGTGGTGGTCAAAAGGATGACAGCCAGGAACATCTTAGCGGAGGAAGACGAGCATGAATTTACAAGTTGTGCTGGTGCTGAGACTGTCAGATTTCTGATTCCTGGCAAAAAATACGTAGCCAATACAGTTTTCCATTCTGTTCTGGCTGGATTGGTGTGTGGTCTTGGAACATGGTATCTGCTCCCAAACAGAATTACCTTGCTGTATGGCAGCCCTGGGGCAACTGCTGCTCTTTTTGTCTTTGGGTGGATAACACTTTGCATAGCAGAATATTCACTAATTGTAAACACCGCCACAGAGACCGCAACATTTCAGACCCAGGATACCTACGAAATCACTCCTCTCCTGCGAccactttatatttttttctttgtttctatggaCCTTGCACACAG GTTTATTGTAAATATTCCAGCTCTAGAGCAAGTGAATCAGATTCTGCACATCTTGTTTGTGTTATTGCCTTTCCTCTGGGCACTTGGGACTCTCCCCCCACCCGACGCCCTTTTCTTCTGGGCAGTGGAGCAGGTTTTAGAGTTTGGTCTTGGAGGCTCATCCATGTCATCTCACCTACG GTTATTGGCAATGTTCATCACTTCTGCTGGAACACCAGTCATGTCCTACTTCATTCCCAGCACCGTTGGTGTGGTGCTTTTCATGACTGGACTTGGATTCTTACTGAGTCTTAACCTAAGTGACCTGAGTTTGCTCTTCAGGCGTGGTGTGGCCAGGCACAGAGTAGAAAGGGGTCACGAGGCTTCCCCAGGCAGCTGTGGACAGCGGTTCGGGAGGAAGGGATGCCTTCTGTGCATCCTTGTGCTGGGTGTGGCTCTCCTAGAGGCCGGGCTGCTGCATCACTACGCCAGCGTCTCACAGGTTTCCAGAAGCAGCTCTCAGTCCATCTTGGGCTATGTTCTGATGGCGTTACTTTCAATACTGTGGCTActgggagaaactcaaagcatctACATCTTTGGAATTTTTCGAAACCCTTTTTATCCAAAGAATATACAAGCTGTGTCTATATTCcttgaaaagcagaacaagctCCTGAAGATTGGGGCAGTCAGATGGATGTTGCTAACTATAG TGTCTCCTTTGGCTATGGTGGCCTTCCTCGCACTGGATAGCTCCTTACATGGGCTACACTCTGTGACTGTCTCCATTGGATTCTCCAGGGCTTTCAGAATGGTAATCCCAGCATGCATTGCACAGCCCTTCCTGTGGCggtgtgtccttgtg ATTGGTGTCGTGCGAGACCGTGTGCTTCAGTTCATCACTAAATTGCAGTTTGCCATGACTGTACTCTTGGCATCGTGGACGGAAAAAaaacagcacagaaaaacaacaaccactTTGTGTGTCCTCAACACTGTATTCGCCCCCTTTGTGTTGATCATTGTAGCTCTCTCAGCGCTGTTGTCATCCCCTCTGCTACCCCTCTTcactcttcctgtcttcctggtGGGGTTTCCTCGTCCGGTTCAGAGCTGGCCGGGAGCAGTGGGCACCACAGcctgcatgtgcacagacacGGCGTTCTACCAGCAGATGGTCCCCCGGTTGACCGCGGCCCTACAGACTGCAATGGCAGCTGGGAGTTTGG gCCCCCTCCTCCCTGGCTCTCATTACGTGGGCCGTTTTGAGGATCGGCTAATATGGATAATGGTCCTCGAGCATGGCTATTCTTACTGCTGCATTAATGTGAAG gGGTTAGAATTACAGGAGACCTCCTGCCACACTGCTGAAGCCCAGCGAGTAGACGAAGTGTTTGAAAGTGCTTTTCAGCAAGAACCCCCACGCACGTGGTCCCTGAATGAGCACTTGGGCAATGTCTTGACACCATGTACTGTTTTGCCTGTGAAACTGTACTCTGATGCCAAGAGTGTCCTAACTGGCATAATCGATTCTCATGAAAACTTGAAGGAATTTAAAGATGACCTTGTCAAAGTGCTCATATGGGTGCTTATTCAGCACTGCTCTAAAAGGCCCAGCCTTCAGGAGAATAGTCACAAAACTGAAATTAACAGAGACACCTTACCAGTGGTCCTGCCTGCCTTGAACACATCACCGTGCCCCAAATCCCTGGAAGACTCAGATAGTTTAAATTCAGACACTTTCCATGACTGGTCTGATGATTGTATTTTTGATGATGAACCaactatcaaaaacaaaaaagaaaaacttcagttCAAAGATCGACCAGGTACCAATCTGCCCATCCCAGGGTCAGTTGACTCCCAGAGTGCAGATGCCGGTTCCACAAGCACAGATGCCCAGAATGACCTGTACAGGACGATGTTGTTGGGATTCCCTGCTGTTGACAAGGGCCATCGAGAAGACATGGCATCCATCCCTCTCGTGGAGTTCAGTTGTTCACAGTCACACTTGTTGAGTGTACCCGAAGAGTGGAGGTCTAACTGTACACCCCATTCCAGAATAACGGAGGCAAGCCCCTTGTTTCCAGAAGACTGGTATCAGTTCGTTCTCAGGCGGTTGGAGTGTTTCCACTCAGAGGAAAAGTCAGGTGTACTGGAAGAAATCGCAAAGGATAAAGCTTTAAAAGCCGTGTATGTCCATACAGTGATGGCGTGTTATATTGGTTTATTTGGAATAGACAACATGGGGCCTAGCCCTGGTCAAATACTAAGAGTCTACAGTGGTGGCTTACCCTGCTCTGGTACCTTGGATTGGCTCTCAGAAAAACCCGAACTCTTCCAACTAGTTCAGAAAGCATTCAg GTATACACTGAAACTGATGGTTGATAAAGCAAGTTTGGGTCCAATAGAAGACTTTGAAGAGCTGACCAACTGCCTCACAGAATACGAGAGGGACTGGTACATTGGTTTAGTGTCTGAAGAGCAGTGGAAAGAAGCAATTCTAGAAGAAAAGCCATGCCTGTTTTCCCTGGGCTACGAGTCTAGTATG
- the Pcnx4 gene encoding pecanex-like protein 4 isoform X1, which yields MGSMSPDVPLLNDYKQDFLLKRFPQTVLGGLRLKLGYCAPPYIYVNQIVLFLMPWALGGTGTLLHQLDILRDYSAAALSGGLMVITAAVIQLTSAHAKSKSVVVKRMTARNILAEEDEHEFTSCAGAETVRFLIPGKKYVANTVFHSVLAGLVCGLGTWYLLPNRITLLYGSPGATAALFVFGWITLCIAEYSLIVNTATETATFQTQDTYEITPLLRPLYIFFFVSMDLAHRFIVNIPALEQVNQILHILFVLLPFLWALGTLPPPDALFFWAVEQVLEFGLGGSSMSSHLRLLAMFITSAGTPVMSYFIPSTVGVVLFMTGLGFLLSLNLSDLSLLFRRGVARHRVERGHEASPGSCGQRFGRKGCLLCILVLGVALLEAGLLHHYASVSQVSRSSSQSILGYVLMALLSILWLLGETQSIYIFGIFRNPFYPKNIQAVSIFLEKQNKLLKIGAVRWMLLTIVSPLAMVAFLALDSSLHGLHSVTVSIGFSRAFRMVWQNTENALLETVIVWAVCMVSHPDCWWNRSLNTGVRLLLIGVVRDRVLQFITKLQFAMTVLLASWTEKKQHRKTTTTLCVLNTVFAPFVLIIVALSALLSSPLLPLFTLPVFLVGFPRPVQSWPGAVGTTACMCTDTAFYQQMVPRLTAALQTAMAAGSLGPLLPGSHYVGRFEDRLIWIMVLEHGYSYCCINVKGLELQETSCHTAEAQRVDEVFESAFQQEPPRTWSLNEHLGNVLTPCTVLPVKLYSDAKSVLTGIIDSHENLKEFKDDLVKVLIWVLIQHCSKRPSLQENSHKTEINRDTLPVVLPALNTSPCPKSLEDSDSLNSDTFHDWSDDCIFDDEPTIKNKKEKLQFKDRPGTNLPIPGSVDSQSADAGSTSTDAQNDLYRTMLLGFPAVDKGHREDMASIPLVEFSCSQSHLLSVPEEWRSNCTPHSRITEASPLFPEDWYQFVLRRLECFHSEEKSGVLEEIAKDKALKAVYVHTVMACYIGLFGIDNMGPSPGQILRVYSGGLPCSGTLDWLSEKPELFQLVQKAFRYTLKLMVDKASLGPIEDFEELTNCLTEYERDWYIGLVSEEQWKEAILEEKPCLFSLGYESSMGVYTARVLVLQELLVHIGKLNAEAVRGQWANLSWELLYATNDDEERYSIQAHPLLLRNLTVQAADPPLGYPIFSSKPLPIYIHLC from the exons ATGGGAAGTATGAGTCCAGATGTTCCTCTGCTAAATGATTACAAACAGGACTTCCTGCTGAAACGCTTTCCACAGACTGTTCTTGGAGGCCTTCGACTCAAATTAGGCTATTGTGCCCCTCCTTACATATACGTTAATCAGATTGTCCTCTTCCTGATGCCATGGGCCTTAGGTGGAACAGGAACGCTTCTGCACCAGCTGGACATCCTGAGAGACTACTCGGCAGCAGCTCTCTCAGGAGGACTGATGGTGATCACGGCGGCTGTCATCCAGCTAACAAGTGCTCACGCCAAGAGCAAGTCTGTGGTGGTCAAAAGGATGACAGCCAGGAACATCTTAGCGGAGGAAGACGAGCATGAATTTACAAGTTGTGCTGGTGCTGAGACTGTCAGATTTCTGATTCCTGGCAAAAAATACGTAGCCAATACAGTTTTCCATTCTGTTCTGGCTGGATTGGTGTGTGGTCTTGGAACATGGTATCTGCTCCCAAACAGAATTACCTTGCTGTATGGCAGCCCTGGGGCAACTGCTGCTCTTTTTGTCTTTGGGTGGATAACACTTTGCATAGCAGAATATTCACTAATTGTAAACACCGCCACAGAGACCGCAACATTTCAGACCCAGGATACCTACGAAATCACTCCTCTCCTGCGAccactttatatttttttctttgtttctatggaCCTTGCACACAG GTTTATTGTAAATATTCCAGCTCTAGAGCAAGTGAATCAGATTCTGCACATCTTGTTTGTGTTATTGCCTTTCCTCTGGGCACTTGGGACTCTCCCCCCACCCGACGCCCTTTTCTTCTGGGCAGTGGAGCAGGTTTTAGAGTTTGGTCTTGGAGGCTCATCCATGTCATCTCACCTACG GTTATTGGCAATGTTCATCACTTCTGCTGGAACACCAGTCATGTCCTACTTCATTCCCAGCACCGTTGGTGTGGTGCTTTTCATGACTGGACTTGGATTCTTACTGAGTCTTAACCTAAGTGACCTGAGTTTGCTCTTCAGGCGTGGTGTGGCCAGGCACAGAGTAGAAAGGGGTCACGAGGCTTCCCCAGGCAGCTGTGGACAGCGGTTCGGGAGGAAGGGATGCCTTCTGTGCATCCTTGTGCTGGGTGTGGCTCTCCTAGAGGCCGGGCTGCTGCATCACTACGCCAGCGTCTCACAGGTTTCCAGAAGCAGCTCTCAGTCCATCTTGGGCTATGTTCTGATGGCGTTACTTTCAATACTGTGGCTActgggagaaactcaaagcatctACATCTTTGGAATTTTTCGAAACCCTTTTTATCCAAAGAATATACAAGCTGTGTCTATATTCcttgaaaagcagaacaagctCCTGAAGATTGGGGCAGTCAGATGGATGTTGCTAACTATAG TGTCTCCTTTGGCTATGGTGGCCTTCCTCGCACTGGATAGCTCCTTACATGGGCTACACTCTGTGACTGTCTCCATTGGATTCTCCAGGGCTTTCAGAATG GTGTGGCAGAACACAGAAAATGCTTTACTAGAGACTGTGATTGTGTGGGCAGTCTGCATGGTATCCCACCCAGACTGCTGGTGGAACAGGAGCCTTAATACAGGCGTCAGACTGTTATTG ATTGGTGTCGTGCGAGACCGTGTGCTTCAGTTCATCACTAAATTGCAGTTTGCCATGACTGTACTCTTGGCATCGTGGACGGAAAAAaaacagcacagaaaaacaacaaccactTTGTGTGTCCTCAACACTGTATTCGCCCCCTTTGTGTTGATCATTGTAGCTCTCTCAGCGCTGTTGTCATCCCCTCTGCTACCCCTCTTcactcttcctgtcttcctggtGGGGTTTCCTCGTCCGGTTCAGAGCTGGCCGGGAGCAGTGGGCACCACAGcctgcatgtgcacagacacGGCGTTCTACCAGCAGATGGTCCCCCGGTTGACCGCGGCCCTACAGACTGCAATGGCAGCTGGGAGTTTGG gCCCCCTCCTCCCTGGCTCTCATTACGTGGGCCGTTTTGAGGATCGGCTAATATGGATAATGGTCCTCGAGCATGGCTATTCTTACTGCTGCATTAATGTGAAG gGGTTAGAATTACAGGAGACCTCCTGCCACACTGCTGAAGCCCAGCGAGTAGACGAAGTGTTTGAAAGTGCTTTTCAGCAAGAACCCCCACGCACGTGGTCCCTGAATGAGCACTTGGGCAATGTCTTGACACCATGTACTGTTTTGCCTGTGAAACTGTACTCTGATGCCAAGAGTGTCCTAACTGGCATAATCGATTCTCATGAAAACTTGAAGGAATTTAAAGATGACCTTGTCAAAGTGCTCATATGGGTGCTTATTCAGCACTGCTCTAAAAGGCCCAGCCTTCAGGAGAATAGTCACAAAACTGAAATTAACAGAGACACCTTACCAGTGGTCCTGCCTGCCTTGAACACATCACCGTGCCCCAAATCCCTGGAAGACTCAGATAGTTTAAATTCAGACACTTTCCATGACTGGTCTGATGATTGTATTTTTGATGATGAACCaactatcaaaaacaaaaaagaaaaacttcagttCAAAGATCGACCAGGTACCAATCTGCCCATCCCAGGGTCAGTTGACTCCCAGAGTGCAGATGCCGGTTCCACAAGCACAGATGCCCAGAATGACCTGTACAGGACGATGTTGTTGGGATTCCCTGCTGTTGACAAGGGCCATCGAGAAGACATGGCATCCATCCCTCTCGTGGAGTTCAGTTGTTCACAGTCACACTTGTTGAGTGTACCCGAAGAGTGGAGGTCTAACTGTACACCCCATTCCAGAATAACGGAGGCAAGCCCCTTGTTTCCAGAAGACTGGTATCAGTTCGTTCTCAGGCGGTTGGAGTGTTTCCACTCAGAGGAAAAGTCAGGTGTACTGGAAGAAATCGCAAAGGATAAAGCTTTAAAAGCCGTGTATGTCCATACAGTGATGGCGTGTTATATTGGTTTATTTGGAATAGACAACATGGGGCCTAGCCCTGGTCAAATACTAAGAGTCTACAGTGGTGGCTTACCCTGCTCTGGTACCTTGGATTGGCTCTCAGAAAAACCCGAACTCTTCCAACTAGTTCAGAAAGCATTCAg GTATACACTGAAACTGATGGTTGATAAAGCAAGTTTGGGTCCAATAGAAGACTTTGAAGAGCTGACCAACTGCCTCACAGAATACGAGAGGGACTGGTACATTGGTTTAGTGTCTGAAGAGCAGTGGAAAGAAGCAATTCTAGAAGAAAAGCCATGCCTGTTTTCCCTGGGCTACGAGTCTAGTATG
- the Pcnx4 gene encoding pecanex-like protein 4 isoform X3 yields the protein MGSMSPDVPLLNDYKQDFLLKRFPQTVLGGLRLKLGYCAPPYIYVNQIVLFLMPWALGGTGTLLHQLDILRDYSAAALSGGLMVITAAVIQLTSAHAKSKSVVVKRMTARNILAEEDEHEFTSCAGAETVRFLIPGKKYVANTVFHSVLAGLVCGLGTWYLLPNRITLLYGSPGATAALFVFGWITLCIAEYSLIVNTATETATFQTQDTYEITPLLRPLYIFFFVSMDLAHRFIVNIPALEQVNQILHILFVLLPFLWALGTLPPPDALFFWAVEQVLEFGLGGSSMSSHLRLLAMFITSAGTPVMSYFIPSTVGVVLFMTGLGFLLSLNLSDLSLLFRRGVARHRVERGHEASPGSCGQRFGRKGCLLCILVLGVALLEAGLLHHYASVSQVSRSSSQSILGYVLMALLSILWLLGETQSIYIFGIFRNPFYPKNIQAVSIFLEKQNKLLKIGAVRWMLLTIVSPLAMVAFLALDSSLHGLHSVTVSIGFSRAFRMIGVVRDRVLQFITKLQFAMTVLLASWTEKKQHRKTTTTLCVLNTVFAPFVLIIVALSALLSSPLLPLFTLPVFLVGFPRPVQSWPGAVGTTACMCTDTAFYQQMVPRLTAALQTAMAAGSLGPLLPGSHYVGRFEDRLIWIMVLEHGYSYCCINVKGLELQETSCHTAEAQRVDEVFESAFQQEPPRTWSLNEHLGNVLTPCTVLPVKLYSDAKSVLTGIIDSHENLKEFKDDLVKVLIWVLIQHCSKRPSLQENSHKTEINRDTLPVVLPALNTSPCPKSLEDSDSLNSDTFHDWSDDCIFDDEPTIKNKKEKLQFKDRPGTNLPIPGSVDSQSADAGSTSTDAQNDLYRTMLLGFPAVDKGHREDMASIPLVEFSCSQSHLLSVPEEWRSNCTPHSRITEASPLFPEDWYQFVLRRLECFHSEEKSGVLEEIAKDKALKAVYVHTVMACYIGLFGIDNMGPSPGQILRVYSGGLPCSGTLDWLSEKPELFQLVQKAFRYTLKLMVDKASLGPIEDFEELTNCLTEYERDWYIGLVSEEQWKEAILEEKPCLFSLGYESSMGVYTARVLVLQELLVHIGKLNAEAVRGQWANLSWELLYATNDDEERYSIQAHPLLLRNLTVQAADPPLGYPIFSSKPLPIYIHLC from the exons ATGGGAAGTATGAGTCCAGATGTTCCTCTGCTAAATGATTACAAACAGGACTTCCTGCTGAAACGCTTTCCACAGACTGTTCTTGGAGGCCTTCGACTCAAATTAGGCTATTGTGCCCCTCCTTACATATACGTTAATCAGATTGTCCTCTTCCTGATGCCATGGGCCTTAGGTGGAACAGGAACGCTTCTGCACCAGCTGGACATCCTGAGAGACTACTCGGCAGCAGCTCTCTCAGGAGGACTGATGGTGATCACGGCGGCTGTCATCCAGCTAACAAGTGCTCACGCCAAGAGCAAGTCTGTGGTGGTCAAAAGGATGACAGCCAGGAACATCTTAGCGGAGGAAGACGAGCATGAATTTACAAGTTGTGCTGGTGCTGAGACTGTCAGATTTCTGATTCCTGGCAAAAAATACGTAGCCAATACAGTTTTCCATTCTGTTCTGGCTGGATTGGTGTGTGGTCTTGGAACATGGTATCTGCTCCCAAACAGAATTACCTTGCTGTATGGCAGCCCTGGGGCAACTGCTGCTCTTTTTGTCTTTGGGTGGATAACACTTTGCATAGCAGAATATTCACTAATTGTAAACACCGCCACAGAGACCGCAACATTTCAGACCCAGGATACCTACGAAATCACTCCTCTCCTGCGAccactttatatttttttctttgtttctatggaCCTTGCACACAG GTTTATTGTAAATATTCCAGCTCTAGAGCAAGTGAATCAGATTCTGCACATCTTGTTTGTGTTATTGCCTTTCCTCTGGGCACTTGGGACTCTCCCCCCACCCGACGCCCTTTTCTTCTGGGCAGTGGAGCAGGTTTTAGAGTTTGGTCTTGGAGGCTCATCCATGTCATCTCACCTACG GTTATTGGCAATGTTCATCACTTCTGCTGGAACACCAGTCATGTCCTACTTCATTCCCAGCACCGTTGGTGTGGTGCTTTTCATGACTGGACTTGGATTCTTACTGAGTCTTAACCTAAGTGACCTGAGTTTGCTCTTCAGGCGTGGTGTGGCCAGGCACAGAGTAGAAAGGGGTCACGAGGCTTCCCCAGGCAGCTGTGGACAGCGGTTCGGGAGGAAGGGATGCCTTCTGTGCATCCTTGTGCTGGGTGTGGCTCTCCTAGAGGCCGGGCTGCTGCATCACTACGCCAGCGTCTCACAGGTTTCCAGAAGCAGCTCTCAGTCCATCTTGGGCTATGTTCTGATGGCGTTACTTTCAATACTGTGGCTActgggagaaactcaaagcatctACATCTTTGGAATTTTTCGAAACCCTTTTTATCCAAAGAATATACAAGCTGTGTCTATATTCcttgaaaagcagaacaagctCCTGAAGATTGGGGCAGTCAGATGGATGTTGCTAACTATAG TGTCTCCTTTGGCTATGGTGGCCTTCCTCGCACTGGATAGCTCCTTACATGGGCTACACTCTGTGACTGTCTCCATTGGATTCTCCAGGGCTTTCAGAATG ATTGGTGTCGTGCGAGACCGTGTGCTTCAGTTCATCACTAAATTGCAGTTTGCCATGACTGTACTCTTGGCATCGTGGACGGAAAAAaaacagcacagaaaaacaacaaccactTTGTGTGTCCTCAACACTGTATTCGCCCCCTTTGTGTTGATCATTGTAGCTCTCTCAGCGCTGTTGTCATCCCCTCTGCTACCCCTCTTcactcttcctgtcttcctggtGGGGTTTCCTCGTCCGGTTCAGAGCTGGCCGGGAGCAGTGGGCACCACAGcctgcatgtgcacagacacGGCGTTCTACCAGCAGATGGTCCCCCGGTTGACCGCGGCCCTACAGACTGCAATGGCAGCTGGGAGTTTGG gCCCCCTCCTCCCTGGCTCTCATTACGTGGGCCGTTTTGAGGATCGGCTAATATGGATAATGGTCCTCGAGCATGGCTATTCTTACTGCTGCATTAATGTGAAG gGGTTAGAATTACAGGAGACCTCCTGCCACACTGCTGAAGCCCAGCGAGTAGACGAAGTGTTTGAAAGTGCTTTTCAGCAAGAACCCCCACGCACGTGGTCCCTGAATGAGCACTTGGGCAATGTCTTGACACCATGTACTGTTTTGCCTGTGAAACTGTACTCTGATGCCAAGAGTGTCCTAACTGGCATAATCGATTCTCATGAAAACTTGAAGGAATTTAAAGATGACCTTGTCAAAGTGCTCATATGGGTGCTTATTCAGCACTGCTCTAAAAGGCCCAGCCTTCAGGAGAATAGTCACAAAACTGAAATTAACAGAGACACCTTACCAGTGGTCCTGCCTGCCTTGAACACATCACCGTGCCCCAAATCCCTGGAAGACTCAGATAGTTTAAATTCAGACACTTTCCATGACTGGTCTGATGATTGTATTTTTGATGATGAACCaactatcaaaaacaaaaaagaaaaacttcagttCAAAGATCGACCAGGTACCAATCTGCCCATCCCAGGGTCAGTTGACTCCCAGAGTGCAGATGCCGGTTCCACAAGCACAGATGCCCAGAATGACCTGTACAGGACGATGTTGTTGGGATTCCCTGCTGTTGACAAGGGCCATCGAGAAGACATGGCATCCATCCCTCTCGTGGAGTTCAGTTGTTCACAGTCACACTTGTTGAGTGTACCCGAAGAGTGGAGGTCTAACTGTACACCCCATTCCAGAATAACGGAGGCAAGCCCCTTGTTTCCAGAAGACTGGTATCAGTTCGTTCTCAGGCGGTTGGAGTGTTTCCACTCAGAGGAAAAGTCAGGTGTACTGGAAGAAATCGCAAAGGATAAAGCTTTAAAAGCCGTGTATGTCCATACAGTGATGGCGTGTTATATTGGTTTATTTGGAATAGACAACATGGGGCCTAGCCCTGGTCAAATACTAAGAGTCTACAGTGGTGGCTTACCCTGCTCTGGTACCTTGGATTGGCTCTCAGAAAAACCCGAACTCTTCCAACTAGTTCAGAAAGCATTCAg GTATACACTGAAACTGATGGTTGATAAAGCAAGTTTGGGTCCAATAGAAGACTTTGAAGAGCTGACCAACTGCCTCACAGAATACGAGAGGGACTGGTACATTGGTTTAGTGTCTGAAGAGCAGTGGAAAGAAGCAATTCTAGAAGAAAAGCCATGCCTGTTTTCCCTGGGCTACGAGTCTAGTATG